From a region of the Primulina eburnea isolate SZY01 chromosome 7, ASM2296580v1, whole genome shotgun sequence genome:
- the LOC140835947 gene encoding homeobox-leucine zipper protein ATHB-40-like has translation MDGHQLDDPMVLISQYYPSETYGQFVPQQAVYSGGAASCTKPRRRRKKNKGDEGGHGGVMAMMRKRKLSEEQMSMLEQSFGSEHKLESERKDRLAAELGLDARQVAVWFQNRRARWKSKKMEEEYSKLKSEHDATVMEKCRLETQLLKLKEQLQEAEKEIQILSERCDGFSSNSPCSSFSIDAVNDPPFLGEFDFQDLNNNEFYVLDVWNNPYYM, from the exons ATGGACGGCCATCAACTCGATGATCCTATGGTACTCATTTCTCAGTACTATCCGTCTGAAACATACGGCCAATTTGTACCACAACAAG CTGTGTATTCAGGCGGAGCTGCGAGCTGCACGAAGCCGCGGCGGAGAAGAAAGAAGAACAAAGGCGACGAGGGCGGTCATGGTGGGGTGATGGCGATGATGAGGAAAAGAAAGCTGAGTGAAGAGCAGATGAGCATGTTGGAGCAGAGTTTTGGGAGTGAGCATAAATTGGAGTCGGAGAGGAAGGACAGGCTGGCGGCGGAGCTGGGGCTGGACGCCCGGCAGGTGGCGGTGTGGTTCCAGAACAGGAGGGCCAGGTGGAAGAGCAAGAAGATGGAGGAGGAGTATTCCAAGCTTAAGTCTGAGCACGACGCTACCGTGATGGAGAAATGCCGCCTCGAAACTCAG CTTCTGAAGCTCAAGGAACAACTCCAAGAAGCCGAGAAGGAGATCCAGATACTATCCGAGCGTTGTGATGGGTTTTCAAGCAACAGTCCATGCTCATCCTTCTCCATCGACGCCGTTAACGACCCACCATTCCTCGGCGAATTCGACTTCCAAGATTTAAACAACAACGAGTTCTACGTGCTAGATGTATGGAATAATCCCTACTATATGTAA
- the LOC140835948 gene encoding serine/threonine/tyrosine-protein kinase HT1-like: MSDEIKPSEISLSTIHGVNSGDGMGSNSLVSIDKNLLIDASQLSVGAVISDGTNSTVYEGLYRSIPVAIKVIQPDMVSNVRSDLQKKFSREVSMLSRVKHDNIIQFIGAIAEPTMMIITELMKGGTLQKYLWSIRPNCPDLKLSLSFALEISRAMEYLHQNRIIHRDLKPSNLLLTEDKRKIKLADFGLAREEADDEMTTEAGTYRWMAPEMFSVEALRVGEKKYYDHKVDVYSFSMILWELLTNNTPFKGRNNIMVAYAAAKNQRPSIDKIPAGIVPLLQSCWAENSEDRPEFVQIAEFIGNFLDSICESANIVSPSILPEAEHSINEEETNDISATDCLMDRSNGTKRKLPNICLRFLRCFGHCL; the protein is encoded by the exons ATGTCTGATGAAATTAAACCCTCTGAAATCTCCTTGTCCACCATTCATGGAGTAAATTCTGGTGACGGAATGGGTTCCAATAGTTTGGTCAGTATTGATAAGAACCTTCTGATAGATGCTAGCCAGCTTTCTGTAGGAGCAGTGATCTCTGACGGGACTAATTCCACCGTCTACGAGGGATT GTACAGGTCTATTCCCGTGGCCATAAAAGTGATACAACCAGACATGGTATCAAACGTGAGGTCTGATCTACAGAAAAAATTCAGCCGGGAGGTTTCAATGCTTTCTAGAGTAAAACACGATAATATAATACAG TTCATTGGTGCAATTGCGGAACCAACAATGATGATAATAACTGAGCTCATGAAAGGCGGCACACTTCAGAAATATTTGTGGAGCATTCGTCCAAATTGTCCAGATCTGAAACTTTCCCTGAGTTTTGCTTTAGAAATCTCCCGAGCAATGGAATATCTTCATCAAAATAGAATTATACACCGAGATTTAAAGCCAA GCAATCTTCTTCTTAcagaagataaaagaaaaatcaaGTTAGCCGATTTTGGTTTAGCTAGAGAAGAGGCTGACGATGAAATGACAACGGAGGCTGGGACGTATCGTTGGATGGCTCCTGAG atgTTCAGTGTAGAAGCTCTTCGAGTGGGAgagaagaagtattatgatcaCAAAGTGGATGTTTATAGTTTCTCTATGATTTTGTGGGAGCTGCTTACTAACAACACTCCCTTTAAGGGCAGGAACAATATCATGGTGGCATATGCTGCAGCAAAG AACCAAAGGCCAAGCATAGACAAAATTCCTGCAGGTATTGTACCCCTCTTGCAATCATGTTGGGCCGAAAATTCGGAAGATCGGCCCGAATTTGTGCAAATCGCAGAGTTTATCGGAAACTTTCTCGACAGCATTTGTGAATCTGCAAATATAGTGTCACCGTCCATTTTGCCGGAGGCCGAACATTCAATAAACGAGGAAGAAACCAATGATATTTCGGCCACGGATTGCTTGATGGACAGGTCTAATGGAACAAAGAGGAAACTGCCAAATATCTGTCTCAGGTTCCTACGCTGTTTCGGACACTGCCTGTAG